A part of Maridesulfovibrio hydrothermalis AM13 = DSM 14728 genomic DNA contains:
- a CDS encoding GlcG/HbpS family heme-binding protein gives MSVTAKLAQQMIAAAERKADEIGVPMVIAVVDQGGNLVAQLRQDDALLVSIDLALNKAYTAVAVKIPTETLGSVSQPGKPLYGIHTADNGRIVIFGGGLPIKKNGTVIGGIGVSGGSVEQDIACAEAGLAAYKQ, from the coding sequence ATGTCAGTAACAGCAAAACTCGCACAGCAGATGATTGCTGCGGCGGAGAGAAAAGCAGATGAAATCGGAGTGCCTATGGTTATCGCCGTGGTTGATCAGGGTGGTAATCTTGTAGCCCAGCTTCGACAGGATGATGCCCTGCTGGTCAGCATAGACCTGGCCTTGAACAAAGCATACACCGCCGTGGCCGTGAAAATACCAACCGAAACACTGGGGTCTGTATCCCAGCCGGGCAAACCTCTTTACGGAATCCACACCGCAGACAACGGACGGATTGTGATTTTCGGAGGCGGACTGCCTATTAAAAAAAATGGAACTGTCATCGGTGGCATCGGGGTCAGCGGCGGCAGTGTTGAGCAGGATATAGCCTGTGCGGAAGCAGGTCTTGCAGCTTACAAGCAATAA
- a CDS encoding glycyl radical protein produces MTKNKPNVEIPKIVGASKRVDKTLDRFLNTTPAVCAERAVLITESYKETEGQPMPIRRAKALEKILSSMSIFIQDDEIIVGNQCSMPRSAPIFPEFSCKWVEEELDRLEKRTADVFLISEEAKEKLRSAFTYWDGKTVNEIASEMMPPESLEAHNEVVYTVGNYFYNGVGHISADYNKALTLGLNAVIAQAEEKLAEIDFADASQLTKMHFLNSVITANKAVIAFAERFAVLAEKMAVSCEDSERRAELTEIARICRKVPAQPAESFQEALQAFWFIHLVIQIESNGHSISPMRFDQYMNPFLLADPISIESAQEMLDMLWVKFSELNKVRDENSTMAFAGYPMFMNLIVGGQKRDGSDATNTMSYLILQASANTKLYAPSLSVRIHEGTPDPLYKKAAELSRMGMGYPAYYNDRVIVPALLARGLEREDARDYGIIGCVEPQVGGKTEGWHDAAFYNMAKIIELCLNDGVDQRTGKQLGPKSGSLKTFKSFDDLMDSYTQQTAYFVKLMAAADNAVDMTHGKHCPLPFLSSLVDDCISEGVSLQEGGAHYNFTGPQGVGVANAGDSLTAIKKLVFDDKVLTLEQLQEALVTDFEGQEDLRQMLVNRAPKYGNDDDYADEIAKKAALIYCEEVNKYTNPRGGKFQPGLYPASANVPLGSVVMATPDGRKAWSPLADGVSPISGYDSCGPTASVLSVAKLDHEIASNGTLLNQKFHPTAIEGEKGLESLKAVTEAYFQNGGFHVQYNVISRDTLLDAQANPEKHKGLVVRVAGYSAFFTALDKTLQDDILARTEQNF; encoded by the coding sequence ATGACCAAGAATAAACCCAATGTGGAAATACCTAAAATAGTCGGCGCATCCAAACGTGTGGATAAAACTCTTGACCGCTTTCTGAATACCACCCCTGCTGTTTGCGCAGAACGTGCTGTACTTATTACTGAATCATACAAAGAAACAGAAGGGCAGCCCATGCCCATCCGCCGGGCCAAGGCTCTGGAAAAAATCCTTTCCAGCATGTCCATTTTCATTCAGGACGATGAAATCATAGTGGGTAACCAGTGCTCCATGCCCCGCTCCGCCCCTATCTTTCCTGAGTTTTCCTGCAAGTGGGTCGAAGAGGAATTGGATCGTCTGGAAAAAAGAACCGCTGATGTTTTTCTCATCTCCGAAGAAGCAAAAGAAAAACTGCGCTCAGCTTTCACCTACTGGGACGGCAAAACAGTAAACGAAATTGCCAGCGAAATGATGCCTCCGGAATCCCTCGAAGCTCACAACGAAGTCGTATACACCGTTGGTAACTACTTTTACAATGGTGTCGGTCACATCTCAGCGGATTACAACAAAGCTCTTACCCTCGGACTGAATGCCGTTATTGCTCAGGCTGAAGAAAAGCTGGCTGAAATCGACTTTGCCGATGCTTCTCAGCTCACCAAAATGCATTTCCTTAACTCGGTAATTACGGCCAACAAAGCTGTTATCGCATTTGCAGAGCGTTTTGCCGTACTGGCTGAAAAAATGGCTGTCTCCTGCGAAGACTCAGAACGCAGGGCTGAACTGACAGAAATTGCCCGCATCTGCCGTAAAGTTCCTGCGCAGCCAGCTGAAAGCTTTCAGGAAGCATTGCAAGCTTTCTGGTTCATCCATCTGGTTATCCAGATTGAATCAAACGGCCATTCAATCTCTCCCATGCGCTTTGACCAATACATGAATCCTTTCCTGCTGGCAGATCCCATATCTATAGAATCAGCTCAGGAAATGCTGGATATGCTCTGGGTCAAATTTTCTGAACTCAACAAAGTACGTGACGAAAATTCCACTATGGCTTTCGCCGGATACCCCATGTTCATGAATCTGATCGTAGGCGGGCAGAAACGTGATGGCTCCGATGCGACCAACACTATGTCCTACCTGATTCTGCAAGCCAGTGCCAACACCAAACTCTATGCACCTTCTCTCTCCGTTCGTATTCATGAGGGAACACCTGATCCGCTTTATAAAAAAGCAGCAGAACTCAGCCGCATGGGTATGGGATACCCCGCATATTACAACGATAGAGTCATCGTACCCGCACTGCTTGCCCGCGGTCTGGAGCGTGAAGATGCCCGCGATTACGGTATCATCGGCTGCGTTGAGCCTCAGGTGGGCGGCAAAACGGAAGGCTGGCATGATGCTGCTTTCTACAACATGGCTAAAATTATCGAGCTTTGCCTCAATGACGGTGTGGATCAGCGCACCGGAAAACAACTCGGTCCTAAATCCGGCAGCCTGAAGACATTTAAATCCTTTGATGATCTCATGGATTCCTACACTCAGCAGACTGCTTATTTTGTTAAACTCATGGCGGCAGCCGACAACGCGGTAGACATGACTCACGGCAAGCATTGCCCGCTTCCGTTCCTGTCTTCACTAGTTGATGATTGCATTTCCGAAGGGGTCTCCCTGCAGGAAGGCGGAGCGCATTACAACTTCACCGGACCTCAAGGTGTTGGTGTTGCTAACGCAGGCGACTCACTGACTGCCATCAAGAAACTGGTCTTTGATGATAAAGTCCTTACCCTTGAACAGCTTCAGGAGGCACTCGTTACCGACTTTGAAGGACAGGAAGACCTGCGTCAAATGCTGGTGAACCGCGCTCCCAAATACGGCAACGACGATGATTACGCAGATGAAATCGCCAAAAAGGCCGCACTGATTTACTGCGAAGAAGTGAACAAGTACACCAATCCGCGCGGCGGAAAATTCCAGCCCGGCCTGTACCCTGCTTCTGCCAACGTGCCCTTAGGTTCTGTCGTCATGGCCACTCCCGATGGACGCAAAGCATGGTCACCTCTGGCTGATGGAGTATCCCCCATATCCGGTTATGACTCCTGCGGACCGACGGCTTCAGTTCTCTCTGTTGCAAAACTTGATCATGAGATAGCTTCCAACGGAACTCTGCTGAACCAGAAATTCCATCCGACCGCCATTGAAGGTGAAAAAGGACTGGAAAGCCTCAAGGCTGTTACCGAAGCATACTTCCAGAACGGCGGCTTCCACGTGCAATACAACGTAATCAGCCGCGACACTTTGCTGGATGCTCAGGCCAACCCTGAAAAACACAAAGGACTGGTTGTCCGCGTTGCAGGATACAGTGCATTCTTCACCGCGCTGGATAAAACATTACAGGACGATATCCTCGCCCGTACTGAGCAGAACTTCTAA